The DNA segment CGACGTAACCGCCACCGCTGTGCCAGGAGACCCAGGCCGGCGCCCATTGCGTCTGTGGCACCCAATACCAGCCATATTGGTCGGTGAAATCCCAGCGACCGTAGTGATACGTGGCCCAGGCCCATGGCTCATCGCTGACCCAGTACCAGCCGGCGTCGGTTCTCTGCCATTTGCCGTTACAGTAGGGTCGCCATCCGGCTTCTACCCGGGCCGGTCTCCAGCAGCGTCCGTAGGAGCCGATAACGACCCATTCCCCGAGCGGAGTGAGTGGCTCATAAAAATCGCTGTCAGTGCGAATCTCCACCGCAGGCAGCGGCACACTCACTCCGACCGATAGCGACGGTTGTCCAAAAGTTGTGTATCCTGAAACTGCACCGCACATCACGAGTCCGATCATACCGATCAAAGGTTTGGTTTTATTCATGGAATTCTCTTTCTGGGTTTCTGGCGCTGACTCACTTCCCCTTGCGGGAAAGTATTTGTTGTTCACGCCTAGTCGCGTTCTTTTTTGCCCTTCCTGTTATCTTCATCGTGACCTTCGTTGCGACCCTGGCTTGATTTCGGTGGCGCCCAATGTTTCGGGTACTGCCGGACAACTGCCGCGTGATGAATCGCCGGGGAGTCGTGGAAACCGAGCCTCACTGACGGCGAGGCAAACAGCACGTCAGCCGAGACGCGCGGCGGAGCCGGTCGCGACACCCATGCGCGGCCGTCCCGATAGGTATATTGGTGTCTGCTGCTGCTGTAATAGACCTGGTAACCGGGGTAATACACGTATTCGTCCTGCACCGCGACCTCGACTGACGAGGGCTGCACATACACACCCTCGGAACGCGGCCCGTCCACGTAACCGACGCATCCGGTCAGCGCTCCCAAAAGCGCAGCGCCAAACACGAACCTGATTTTATTGACTGAGCGGTTGGTTTTATTCATGGAATTCTCGTTCTTTTTTGGCGGGTCTGTGTCCGCGAATCTCGTTTGCATAATTATTTTTTCGTTTTAGTGGTTGTTCGGTTGCCGACACGCCACCTCACGGCGCGATTTTGTCACTCACCCACTGGCGTGACTGTTGGAAACCCTCTTTCAATGAATCGTAAGCCTTTCTGGTGCCCCTCTTGACAGAATCCCAGGTGGATTCGGTGGCGTTCTTGACCTCGTCGAGTTGCTTGTTCAACCGGGTCGATTGTTCGCGCATTGCCTGAAGTTTGGGTTTGGCATCGGCTTTGACCTCGTCGCTGGATTTTTCGACATTGGCAGAGATCTGGTCCAACTTCTGGTCGATCTCGGCCAGTTGACCCCGCATTTTTTCGGCGAACTCAGCTTTCTGCGCGAAGGTATAGTCCTTCATATCCCGTGAGGCTTCAGCGGTCTTATCCTGAACCTTGTCGAGTTGTTGGGAGGTGGTCCCTTCTTTATCGCAGCCCGCCGCGACAGCGGCGACAGCGAGGAGTGCGATCATCAGTTTATTGCGTTTCATAATTGCGTCTTCGGTTGCGTTTCGGGTTTGCAGTTGTTTCGAGTTATTAGCGTCAGGCACTCGCATTCGACGAGCACGAGCTAGGGCGAATTTCGCCGCCGCT comes from the Candidatus Angelobacter sp. genome and includes:
- a CDS encoding DUF6600 domain-containing protein, whose protein sequence is MNKTKPLIGMIGLVMCGAVSGYTTFGQPSLSVGVSVPLPAVEIRTDSDFYEPLTPLGEWVVIGSYGRCWRPARVEAGWRPYCNGKWQRTDAGWYWVSDEPWAWATYHYGRWDFTDQYGWYWVPQTQWAPAWVSWHSGGGYV